The proteins below come from a single Methanothrix thermoacetophila PT genomic window:
- a CDS encoding ABC transporter substrate-binding protein has protein sequence MGRNVTIDVPIERIVVLNSDAAEAVAILGCADEIVGVSDTVKNKEYYFPQLKGAQLVGTWKEPDYEMIAEIAKVGDEVVPNILVITYTSPGKLYGVEEAAAKLEPFGIKVVGLDLNKPETMISEILTLGKILDREEEASRYVEWYKSVQEEVEDAVKDESVPKVYVESTSKGGSYTTHGPGSGVDQLVSIARGHNIAADLREAYPVVDWEWVISKNPDIIIKKVSYTDRTPYPFGWEIPPSQDSVKLENILNEIISRPGSESISAIKNSRVYLMNWEITAGLDDVVGLAYMAKILHPEIDLDPENVYREYLQMLGVDYPKNRTFVYPEI, from the coding sequence ATGGGTAGAAATGTAACCATAGATGTCCCTATTGAGAGGATTGTTGTTCTGAACTCAGATGCAGCCGAGGCTGTGGCGATACTCGGGTGTGCAGATGAGATCGTCGGAGTCTCTGACACAGTCAAGAACAAGGAATACTATTTCCCACAGCTAAAGGGAGCGCAGCTTGTGGGAACGTGGAAGGAGCCGGACTACGAAATGATAGCGGAGATCGCAAAGGTGGGTGATGAAGTTGTCCCCAATATCCTTGTAATAACATATACATCCCCCGGGAAGTTATATGGGGTGGAAGAAGCTGCTGCAAAGCTCGAGCCCTTTGGCATCAAAGTCGTTGGTCTCGACCTGAACAAGCCTGAAACAATGATATCAGAGATTCTAACGCTTGGCAAGATCCTGGACAGAGAAGAGGAGGCCAGCAGGTACGTGGAGTGGTACAAGAGCGTACAGGAAGAGGTGGAGGATGCTGTAAAGGATGAGAGCGTTCCGAAAGTGTACGTCGAATCCACATCAAAAGGTGGGTCTTACACCACACACGGTCCCGGCTCTGGCGTTGACCAGCTCGTATCAATTGCGCGCGGGCATAACATCGCAGCCGATCTCAGAGAAGCTTATCCGGTCGTCGACTGGGAATGGGTTATCTCCAAGAATCCGGATATCATAATAAAAAAGGTCTCGTACACCGATAGAACACCATATCCATTCGGATGGGAGATACCACCATCACAAGACAGCGTGAAACTTGAGAATATATTAAATGAGATCATCAGCAGACCCGGGTCAGAGAGCATCAGCGCCATCAAAAACAGCAGGGTTTATCTGATGAACTGGGAGATAACTGCAGGCCTTGATGATGTGGTGGGTCTTGCATACATGGCAAAGATCCTCCATCCTGAGATCGATCTGGATCCTGAGAATGTTTACAGAGAGTATCTCCAGATGCTCGGAGTCGATTACCCCAAGAACCGGACATTTGTTTATCCGGAGATATGA
- a CDS encoding ABC transporter ATP-binding protein has protein sequence MISITALTKEYSGRCVVDDLNLHVARGELFGFLGPNGAGKTTTIRIITTLTKPSSGRVLINGIDVVRHPSRVKAEFGVVQQHMSLNRDLTIEENLELHARLHHIPRSERRERISELLEYVGLEEHADYLIDDVSGGMKRRAMIARALLHRPRLLILDEPTVGLDVQTRRRVWDLIRRVNSDGATVFLTTHYIEEAEALCNRVGIMHHGRLIALGTPLELRRMTGMVTVEVQNNSNGTRYRYFPDRDAAAEYVKALPDSTKVVMRESNLEDVFVELTGEKVRET, from the coding sequence ATGATATCAATTACTGCGCTGACAAAAGAGTATTCAGGGCGGTGTGTGGTCGACGATCTGAACCTCCATGTTGCCCGGGGGGAGCTGTTCGGCTTTCTGGGGCCGAACGGTGCTGGAAAGACCACAACCATTCGGATAATCACGACGCTGACCAAGCCGAGCTCCGGGAGGGTTCTCATCAATGGCATAGATGTTGTGAGGCATCCCTCGCGAGTCAAGGCCGAGTTCGGTGTTGTGCAGCAGCACATGAGCCTGAACAGGGATCTGACGATAGAGGAGAACCTCGAGCTGCATGCGAGACTCCATCACATTCCGCGATCCGAAAGGCGTGAACGGATATCCGAGCTTCTGGAGTACGTTGGCCTGGAGGAGCATGCGGATTACCTGATAGATGATGTCTCAGGTGGGATGAAGCGGCGTGCGATGATCGCGAGAGCACTCCTGCACAGACCGCGGCTGCTTATACTCGACGAGCCCACAGTCGGCCTGGATGTGCAGACACGCCGGCGCGTCTGGGATCTGATCCGCAGGGTCAACTCAGATGGAGCCACGGTATTTCTGACGACCCACTACATCGAGGAGGCGGAAGCGCTCTGCAACAGGGTCGGAATAATGCATCATGGTAGGCTCATAGCCCTGGGGACTCCACTGGAGCTGCGCCGGATGACGGGAATGGTGACGGTTGAGGTCCAGAACAACTCGAACGGTACAAGATATAGATACTTCCCTGACAGAGATGCAGCCGCTGAGTATGTGAAAGCACTTCCTGACAGCACCAAAGTTGTCATGAGGGAATCGAATCTGGAGGATGTCTTCGTGGAGCTGACTGGCGAGAAGGTGCGTGAGACTTGA
- a CDS encoding ABC transporter permease: MNPVMVITDICSILWSDLVTLKRRWARYLITTLMSPLLYLMAFGWGLGRGINMNGMSYLEFVIPGIIALTAMNASFNGAGIRLNVDRLYFRSFDESLMAPVSDVSLLIGRSMIGMVRGLISSSVFVMLALAIAPSMHIEPVFLLILLITCMTFASMGVLAALLARSHEDMATFSSLILMPMTFLGGTFFSLSQVPEWLRLVLYILPLTHSSACLRAAALGQPVPWSSFIAIIMFMSVFLVTGRMALRRISE, translated from the coding sequence TTGAATCCAGTCATGGTGATCACAGATATATGCAGCATACTTTGGTCCGATCTCGTGACGCTGAAACGGAGATGGGCGAGGTATCTCATCACAACACTGATGAGCCCTCTGCTGTATCTGATGGCGTTCGGCTGGGGATTGGGCAGGGGCATAAACATGAACGGTATGAGCTACCTGGAATTCGTCATCCCGGGAATAATCGCTCTCACCGCCATGAACGCAAGCTTCAATGGAGCCGGCATAAGGCTCAACGTCGATAGACTCTATTTCAGAAGCTTCGACGAATCTCTGATGGCACCTGTGTCAGACGTATCGCTGCTCATCGGGAGGTCCATGATAGGGATGGTTCGTGGGCTGATAAGCTCCTCTGTATTCGTCATGCTCGCGCTGGCAATAGCACCATCGATGCATATCGAGCCTGTATTCCTCCTCATTCTCCTGATCACATGCATGACATTCGCCTCCATGGGAGTGCTCGCGGCCCTGCTCGCGCGATCCCACGAGGACATGGCCACGTTCAGCAGCCTGATACTGATGCCCATGACCTTCCTCGGCGGCACGTTCTTCTCGCTCTCACAGGTGCCGGAATGGCTCAGACTCGTCCTGTACATCCTGCCGTTGACGCATTCGAGCGCATGTCTGAGAGCTGCTGCACTTGGCCAGCCGGTGCCCTGGAGCTCGTTCATCGCTATCATCATGTTCATGTCTGTATTTCTTGTTACGGGCAGAATGGCGCTGAGGAGGATTAGCGAGTAG
- a CDS encoding CDC48 family AAA ATPase has protein sequence MTEEVILKVGEARASDVGRGIARVDPAVIKERGWQAGDVISIRGKKQTAALLWPGYPEDTGTGIIRMDGTLRRNAGVTIDERVPVRIVQAAQAETVVFAPTVPLRITGGEEYLKRYMEGRVISRGDVIELNVMGRKIDLVAVRITPPRDALVIGDRTKIEISEKPAKEEKMIQRVTYEDIGGLSAEIKKVREMIELPMKHPELFERLGVEAPKGVLLHGPPGTGKTLLARALASETNAHFETLSGPEIMSKYYGESEERLRQLFKTAEENAPSIILIDEIDSIAPKREEVTGEVERRVVAQLLALMDGLESRGKVVIIGATNRPDALDPALRRPGRFDREIEIGVPNRDARLEILQIHTRGMPLSSDVDLGKLADITHGFVGADLAALAREAGMRALRRVLPELDLEVESIPAEILNKIEVTMADFMDALRDLEPSAMREVLVESPNVHWSDIGGLAQAKQELMEAVEWPLTYPKLFEHMKASPPKGILLYGPPGTGKTLLAKAVATESQANFISVKGPEFLSKWVGESERAVRETFRKAKQAAPAVVFFDEIDAIAPMRSSGAADSHVTERVISQILSEMDGLEPLHNVIVIAATNRPDIIDPALLRPGRFDRMIEIGPPDEESRLEILKIHTANRPLAEDVDLAEIAKRTENYSGADLAAVCSEAVMLAIREYVLAGKPQDEEAIKNLRVERRHFEEALKKVRPSLKDVRMQYTLPR, from the coding sequence ATGACAGAGGAGGTAATTCTGAAGGTCGGAGAGGCAAGAGCCTCCGATGTTGGAAGAGGGATAGCACGAGTTGACCCCGCAGTTATAAAGGAGAGGGGCTGGCAGGCCGGGGACGTCATTAGCATCAGGGGAAAGAAGCAGACTGCTGCGCTTCTCTGGCCGGGCTATCCGGAAGATACAGGAACAGGCATAATCAGAATGGACGGCACGCTCAGGAGAAATGCTGGGGTCACCATAGATGAGCGGGTCCCTGTGAGGATCGTACAGGCTGCTCAGGCCGAGACTGTGGTCTTCGCTCCCACCGTTCCGCTCCGCATAACAGGCGGAGAGGAGTACCTGAAGAGGTACATGGAGGGCAGGGTGATCTCAAGAGGAGATGTTATAGAGCTCAACGTCATGGGGCGCAAGATCGATCTCGTCGCTGTGAGGATCACTCCTCCAAGAGATGCGCTTGTGATAGGGGACCGCACCAAGATAGAGATCAGCGAGAAGCCGGCGAAGGAGGAGAAGATGATACAGCGCGTGACCTACGAGGACATCGGCGGTCTGAGCGCTGAGATCAAGAAGGTCAGGGAGATGATAGAGCTCCCGATGAAGCATCCCGAGCTCTTCGAGCGGCTTGGCGTTGAGGCTCCGAAGGGCGTGCTCCTCCACGGTCCGCCTGGCACCGGCAAGACCCTGCTGGCAAGGGCTCTCGCATCCGAGACCAACGCTCACTTCGAGACCCTGAGCGGCCCTGAGATTATGTCCAAGTACTATGGCGAATCCGAGGAACGCCTCAGGCAGCTCTTCAAGACCGCAGAGGAGAACGCGCCCAGCATAATACTCATAGATGAGATCGACTCGATCGCCCCCAAGAGGGAGGAGGTCACAGGCGAGGTTGAGAGGAGAGTCGTGGCACAGCTCCTCGCGCTCATGGATGGCCTCGAGTCGCGCGGCAAGGTCGTGATAATCGGAGCCACAAACAGGCCGGATGCCCTCGATCCCGCGCTCCGCAGGCCGGGCAGGTTCGACCGGGAGATCGAGATCGGGGTGCCGAACAGAGATGCCAGGCTGGAGATCCTCCAGATACACACGAGAGGCATGCCTCTGAGCTCTGATGTGGATCTCGGAAAGCTTGCTGACATAACCCACGGTTTCGTCGGAGCGGATCTTGCTGCACTCGCAAGAGAGGCCGGCATGCGTGCTCTGAGGCGTGTGCTGCCGGAGCTGGATCTCGAGGTCGAATCCATACCTGCTGAGATCCTGAACAAGATCGAGGTGACAATGGCGGACTTCATGGACGCGCTGAGGGATCTCGAGCCATCCGCGATGCGTGAGGTGCTTGTGGAGTCGCCAAACGTCCACTGGAGCGATATTGGTGGCCTTGCACAGGCGAAGCAGGAGCTGATGGAGGCTGTGGAATGGCCCCTCACCTACCCGAAGCTCTTCGAGCATATGAAGGCCAGTCCGCCAAAGGGGATCCTCCTCTACGGACCGCCGGGCACGGGCAAGACGCTGCTCGCAAAGGCCGTGGCGACTGAGAGCCAGGCGAACTTCATAAGCGTCAAGGGCCCAGAGTTTCTGAGCAAGTGGGTTGGAGAGTCAGAGCGCGCCGTCAGGGAGACGTTCAGGAAGGCCAAGCAGGCTGCGCCCGCGGTGGTATTCTTTGATGAGATAGACGCCATCGCTCCCATGAGGAGCTCCGGAGCAGCAGACTCACATGTGACTGAGAGGGTGATAAGCCAGATACTCTCTGAGATGGACGGGCTTGAGCCGCTGCACAATGTGATAGTGATAGCGGCGACAAACAGGCCTGACATAATCGATCCAGCGCTCCTCAGGCCTGGCAGGTTCGACAGAATGATAGAGATCGGACCGCCTGACGAGGAGTCGAGGCTGGAGATACTGAAGATACACACCGCGAACAGGCCTCTCGCTGAGGATGTTGATCTCGCCGAGATCGCAAAGCGCACCGAGAACTACAGCGGCGCGGATCTTGCAGCAGTATGCAGCGAGGCCGTGATGCTCGCGATCAGGGAGTACGTCCTCGCCGGCAAGCCACAGGATGAGGAGGCGATAAAGAACCTCAGAGTGGAGCGCAGGCACTTCGAGGAGGCGCTGAAGAAGGTCAGGCCGAGCCTGAAGGATGTGCGAATGCAATACACTCTCCCGAGATGA
- a CDS encoding 2-amino-3,7-dideoxy-D-threo-hept-6-ulosonate synthase: MSKIGKSIRLERIIDRKTRKTVIVPMDHGLTVGPIPGLIDLAAAVDKVAEGGANAVLGHMGLPLYGHRGYGKDVGLIIHLSASTSLGPDANHKVLVTRVEDAIRVGADGVSIHVNVGAEDEAEMLRDLGMVARRCDLWGMPLLAMMYPRGAKVRSEHSVEYVKHAARVGAELGVDIVKTNYTGSPETFREVVRGCPAPVVIAGGPKMDTEADLLQMVYDAMQAGAAGISIGRNIFQAENPTLLTRKLSKIVHEGYTPEEAARLKL, translated from the coding sequence ATGAGCAAGATTGGCAAATCGATAAGGCTTGAGCGCATAATAGACAGAAAGACGAGGAAGACCGTCATAGTCCCAATGGATCATGGACTCACGGTCGGCCCCATACCTGGTCTCATAGATCTGGCAGCAGCTGTGGATAAGGTCGCGGAGGGTGGCGCAAATGCTGTCCTCGGGCACATGGGCTTGCCGCTGTACGGCCACAGAGGCTACGGGAAGGATGTCGGGCTCATAATCCACCTATCAGCGTCGACATCCCTGGGCCCGGATGCGAACCACAAGGTGCTCGTGACCAGGGTCGAGGATGCAATAAGGGTTGGCGCAGACGGAGTCAGCATTCATGTGAATGTGGGCGCTGAGGACGAGGCGGAGATGCTGCGAGATCTGGGCATGGTCGCGAGGAGGTGCGATCTGTGGGGCATGCCGCTTCTCGCCATGATGTATCCGCGTGGCGCGAAGGTAAGGTCAGAGCACAGCGTCGAGTACGTGAAGCATGCGGCCAGGGTTGGAGCTGAGCTGGGCGTGGATATAGTCAAGACAAACTACACAGGCTCTCCGGAGACGTTCAGAGAGGTCGTCAGAGGGTGCCCTGCGCCGGTGGTCATAGCAGGCGGCCCAAAGATGGATACTGAAGCGGATCTCCTCCAGATGGTGTACGATGCGATGCAGGCTGGCGCTGCCGGCATCTCCATAGGGAGAAACATCTTCCAGGCAGAGAATCCTACCCTGCTCACCAGAAAGCTCTCAAAGATCGTGCATGAGGGCTACACACCAGAGGAAGCTGCAAGGCTGAAGCTCTGA
- a CDS encoding ATP-dependent helicase, with protein sequence MDHSDYDILSLFDDTVREWWIRSFGGREKLFTPPQRLAVPLIHAGRSVLISSPTGSGKTLSAFISIINSLFILSRTDGLENSVYCLYVSPLRSLANDIHRNLERPLTEIQEIAAERRIESVEIRHAIRHGDVSSSERAKMLRKTPHILNTTPESLALLLNSPRFREKLRTIRWVVVDEIHSLAGSKRGVHLSLSLERLEELKRETGGESFVRIGCSATIEPLREVAAFLGGAGRDVEIIDTRFSRKFDLRLICPVPDLISTTPGELSRALYETLDELIQEHRNTLVFTNTRNGAERILYNLRARYPDRYNESNSGCHHGSMGKTSRLDVEERLKSGDLKVVTSSTSLELGIDMPHLDLVLQIGSPKSVAALLQRIGRAGHSLDQIVKGRVVVLDRDELIECAVMLGCAREGFVDRIHIPRNCLDVLCQHIMGMALERRWRIDDALRIIRRSYCYKDLSEDDLRSVMTYLSGAYADLEERNIYAKIWYDPETGEFGKRGRNSRMIYMLNLGTIPDEFSCDVVTRDGRWVGNLDEKYLERLSKGDVFVLGGRSYAFRYRRGGKIYVDPTGERPTIPSWFSEKLPLSFDLGLRVLQFRAHMLDIMRRAGEDEVVHHLLEMLPIDENSARSIYQIFKQQIRYLGEDSISTDRRIVVEETRDTKGKMVYYFLTNYGLRFNDGFSRMVAYLLSREGRSNVLVSIADTGFMLSIPEKSKADPIAALKSIRPEMCEDLLRRAVENTNLLKRVFRINATRFFMILRNYMGHRKSARRQQVSADMLIGLAKRLEDFAVLKESYREIIEDKFELDNIKSVVEAISTGDIEIVKKRSPSPGPMAFGIASIGTPDVVLAQDRLALLKEFQRRVMERIAGESAA encoded by the coding sequence ATGGATCATTCCGATTATGACATACTATCACTCTTCGATGATACGGTTCGGGAATGGTGGATAAGAAGCTTCGGCGGCAGAGAGAAGCTGTTCACGCCTCCCCAGCGACTGGCGGTACCTCTTATCCACGCCGGAAGGAGCGTGCTCATAAGCTCGCCAACTGGATCCGGAAAGACGCTGTCTGCCTTCATCTCCATTATAAACAGCCTCTTCATACTCTCCAGAACAGACGGACTCGAGAACAGTGTTTACTGTCTCTATGTATCACCGCTGAGATCGCTGGCCAACGACATACACAGAAACCTGGAGCGACCCCTAACGGAGATACAGGAGATCGCAGCAGAGCGGAGAATCGAGTCGGTGGAGATCAGGCACGCCATACGACATGGGGACGTATCATCCTCAGAGAGAGCGAAGATGCTCAGAAAGACACCTCACATACTGAACACGACGCCTGAGAGCCTGGCGCTGCTGCTGAACTCCCCTCGCTTCAGGGAGAAGCTCAGGACCATCAGATGGGTCGTTGTCGATGAGATACATTCACTTGCGGGCTCCAAGAGAGGCGTTCACCTCTCGCTCAGCCTGGAGCGTCTTGAAGAGCTTAAAAGAGAGACAGGTGGGGAGAGCTTCGTGAGGATCGGCTGCTCAGCGACCATCGAGCCGCTAAGGGAGGTCGCTGCGTTTCTCGGCGGCGCGGGCAGGGATGTGGAGATCATCGACACAAGGTTTTCGAGAAAGTTCGACCTCAGGCTGATCTGCCCCGTGCCAGATCTCATCTCCACGACTCCCGGAGAGCTCAGCCGGGCGCTCTACGAGACCCTGGATGAGCTGATACAGGAGCACAGAAACACGCTCGTATTCACAAACACCAGGAACGGGGCTGAGAGGATCCTCTACAACCTCAGGGCGAGGTATCCGGATCGTTACAACGAGAGCAACTCCGGCTGCCATCACGGCTCGATGGGGAAGACTAGCAGGCTGGATGTGGAGGAGAGGCTGAAATCAGGGGATCTTAAGGTCGTGACCTCTTCCACATCACTGGAGCTCGGGATAGACATGCCGCATCTCGATCTCGTCCTCCAGATAGGCTCTCCAAAGTCGGTGGCAGCCCTGCTCCAGAGAATAGGAAGGGCGGGCCACAGCCTGGATCAGATTGTCAAGGGCAGGGTCGTTGTTCTCGACAGGGACGAGCTCATAGAGTGCGCGGTGATGCTCGGATGCGCGAGAGAGGGTTTCGTCGACAGGATCCACATACCAAGAAACTGTCTGGATGTTCTATGCCAGCACATCATGGGCATGGCCCTGGAGCGGCGGTGGCGCATAGATGATGCGCTGAGGATCATAAGAAGATCATACTGTTACAAAGACCTCAGTGAGGACGATCTGAGGTCTGTAATGACATACCTCTCCGGTGCGTATGCCGATCTGGAGGAGAGGAACATCTATGCGAAGATCTGGTACGACCCTGAGACCGGAGAGTTCGGCAAACGCGGAAGGAACTCCAGGATGATATACATGCTCAACCTGGGGACGATACCCGATGAATTCTCCTGCGATGTCGTCACAAGGGACGGGAGATGGGTGGGGAATCTCGATGAGAAGTACCTGGAGCGGCTGTCGAAGGGCGATGTCTTCGTCCTCGGCGGCAGATCGTATGCATTCAGGTACAGGCGCGGCGGAAAGATTTACGTCGATCCCACCGGAGAGCGCCCGACGATACCGAGCTGGTTCTCTGAGAAGCTCCCCCTCTCATTCGATCTCGGCCTGCGTGTGCTGCAGTTCAGGGCGCACATGCTCGACATCATGAGGAGAGCTGGTGAGGATGAGGTCGTTCATCATCTCCTCGAGATGCTACCGATAGATGAGAACAGCGCCAGAAGCATCTACCAGATATTCAAGCAGCAGATCAGGTACCTCGGAGAGGACTCGATCTCAACAGACAGGCGCATTGTTGTGGAGGAGACAAGGGACACCAAAGGGAAAATGGTATACTATTTCCTGACCAACTACGGGCTGAGGTTCAATGATGGATTCAGTAGGATGGTCGCTTATCTCCTCTCAAGGGAGGGCAGGAGCAATGTTCTGGTCTCGATAGCGGACACTGGCTTCATGCTATCCATCCCTGAGAAATCGAAAGCTGACCCCATTGCAGCTCTCAAATCCATCAGGCCAGAGATGTGTGAGGATCTGCTCAGGAGAGCGGTCGAGAACACGAATCTGCTGAAGAGGGTCTTCAGGATAAACGCCACCAGGTTCTTCATGATCCTGAGGAACTACATGGGGCACAGAAAGAGCGCGAGGAGGCAGCAGGTATCCGCAGACATGCTCATAGGTCTCGCAAAGCGGCTCGAGGACTTCGCGGTCCTCAAGGAGAGCTACCGTGAGATCATCGAGGACAAGTTCGAGCTCGATAACATAAAGAGCGTTGTTGAAGCGATAAGCACCGGGGATATAGAGATCGTGAAAAAGAGAAGCCCGTCGCCAGGTCCGATGGCGTTCGGAATAGCATCCATCGGAACTCCCGATGTCGTGCTGGCGCAGGACAGGCTTGCGCTGCTGAAGGAGTTCCAGAGAAGGGTCATGGAGAGGATCGCCGGAGAGAGTGCAGCGTGA
- a CDS encoding metallophosphoesterase encodes MKRFDFLLGSLYIKETETCVLSDIHIGLEEELLAQGLVFPLREKEELLRRIEIILAKLNPKRFVLAGDVVHSFGRADQRIRRKLDAILNTIRSRCDLVLISGTHDGMLPYMGFTAQSRYDEGGYTVSHGDEDLRDHGHLIMGHEHPVLDVEMMRIPCYLFGRGPMDGMDIMVLPAFNPLCQGVAVNHLEAPDLLSPLLRRLDIGKLHPVVEMEGEVMVFPEIRHL; translated from the coding sequence ATGAAGAGGTTCGATTTCCTTCTGGGATCTCTCTATATTAAGGAGACGGAAACATGTGTGCTCTCCGATATCCACATTGGCCTCGAGGAGGAGCTCCTCGCCCAGGGGCTCGTCTTCCCTCTCAGGGAAAAAGAGGAGCTGCTGCGGAGAATCGAGATCATCCTTGCGAAGCTTAATCCGAAAAGGTTCGTTCTTGCAGGAGATGTGGTCCATTCATTCGGACGGGCGGATCAGAGGATTCGGAGGAAGCTTGATGCCATCTTAAACACAATCCGCTCGCGATGCGATCTGGTTCTCATTTCAGGCACACACGATGGGATGCTGCCCTACATGGGATTCACAGCTCAGAGCAGATATGATGAGGGTGGGTACACAGTATCTCACGGGGACGAGGACCTTAGGGACCACGGCCATCTGATAATGGGACACGAGCATCCGGTGCTGGATGTCGAGATGATGCGCATACCATGCTACCTCTTTGGCAGGGGTCCCATGGACGGAATGGACATCATGGTCCTGCCTGCCTTCAATCCGCTCTGCCAGGGCGTGGCTGTGAACCATCTCGAAGCTCCTGATCTTTTGTCGCCTCTGCTGAGAAGACTGGACATAGGCAAGCTTCATCCTGTTGTCGAGATGGAGGGGGAGGTGATGGTCTTCCCGGAGATCAGGCATCTGTAA
- a CDS encoding SufB/SufD family protein has translation MSDIAERARKALGKKATYGPDVDLEEYEVEAKPHDEVQSIEEVPEEVRRAALGVGVSLEDEVGGAYIQMDQTPVVASSSTEGIEVLDIATALKKYDGLKDYWWKLVPVDQDKYTADVALHPPAGYFLRARRGAKTIFPLKSCLYLGQTNLNQRVHNIIIAEEGSELHVITGCTTPSHVQRGLHLGVSEFFIKKGAHVSFTMIHNWGREVEVRPRTAIYMEGGATLSNNYICLTPAKTLQTYPKAILDGPGAVASFNTVLYAKEGHLDTGSEVVLRAPGCSADSITRAVSVGGEIITRGKMVGEVPDVKAHLECVGLILSEKGRIDSIPELDGRCGGLDMSHEAAVGKISEQELEYLMARGLTKDQATGVIVRGFLDVEIKGLPESLRDELRRIMQLQELHGGA, from the coding sequence ATGTCCGACATAGCTGAGAGGGCGAGGAAAGCTCTGGGCAAGAAGGCGACATATGGCCCGGATGTGGATCTTGAGGAGTATGAGGTCGAGGCGAAGCCACACGATGAGGTTCAGAGCATCGAGGAGGTGCCTGAGGAGGTCAGGAGGGCAGCTCTGGGTGTTGGTGTGAGTTTGGAGGATGAGGTCGGTGGCGCATACATCCAGATGGATCAGACGCCTGTCGTCGCGAGCTCCTCCACTGAGGGGATCGAGGTGCTGGATATAGCCACTGCTTTGAAGAAGTATGATGGTCTCAAGGACTACTGGTGGAAGCTCGTTCCTGTGGACCAGGACAAGTACACAGCAGATGTTGCACTCCATCCACCAGCCGGCTACTTCCTCAGGGCGAGGAGGGGCGCGAAGACGATATTTCCGCTCAAGAGCTGTCTATACCTCGGGCAGACGAATTTGAACCAGAGAGTGCACAACATAATAATAGCGGAGGAGGGCAGCGAGCTTCACGTCATCACAGGATGCACGACGCCCAGCCATGTGCAGAGAGGCCTGCATCTCGGCGTGTCTGAGTTCTTCATAAAGAAGGGCGCGCATGTGAGCTTCACCATGATCCACAACTGGGGGCGCGAGGTTGAGGTCCGGCCCAGAACAGCGATATACATGGAGGGGGGGGCCACTCTATCGAACAATTACATCTGCCTGACGCCCGCGAAGACCCTGCAGACGTACCCGAAGGCGATACTGGATGGGCCCGGGGCGGTGGCGAGCTTCAACACCGTTCTCTATGCGAAGGAGGGGCATCTTGACACCGGAAGCGAGGTCGTGCTTAGGGCGCCCGGATGCAGCGCGGACTCCATAACAAGAGCGGTCTCGGTCGGCGGGGAGATAATAACCAGAGGAAAGATGGTCGGCGAGGTGCCTGACGTCAAGGCGCATCTCGAGTGCGTCGGGCTGATATTATCTGAGAAGGGTAGAATAGACTCCATACCTGAGCTCGATGGAAGATGCGGCGGCCTCGACATGTCGCATGAGGCTGCAGTCGGCAAGATCTCAGAGCAGGAGCTGGAGTACCTCATGGCAAGGGGCCTGACAAAGGATCAGGCGACCGGCGTAATAGTCAGAGGGTTCCTGGACGTGGAGATAAAGGGCCTTCCGGAATCCCTCAGGGATGAGCTGAGGAGGATAATGCAGCTCCAGGAGCTGCACGGAGGAGCCTAA
- a CDS encoding ABC transporter ATP-binding protein gives MLEIEDLHVSIGGRMVLKGINLKINRGENHALFGPNGCGKTTLLNTIAGVPRYIVERGRILFKGNDITHLSMDERARMGIGIAFQSPPAIRGLKLKDLIKLCNPEVNPEKVLKEVNFLEFADREVNRGFSGGEIKRSELAQLLAQRPELVMLDEPDSGVDLENIKLIGRAINKLTEKDTKPSKRIRSGIVITHFGHILDYISVDKAHVMMEGTIVCTGSPREILEQIKTRGYEGCVRCLCPT, from the coding sequence CTGCTCGAGATCGAGGATCTGCATGTAAGCATCGGCGGCCGGATGGTTCTGAAGGGCATAAACCTCAAGATCAACCGGGGAGAGAACCATGCCCTCTTCGGGCCGAACGGATGCGGCAAGACCACGCTGCTGAATACGATAGCAGGCGTGCCCAGATATATCGTTGAAAGAGGAAGGATACTGTTCAAAGGAAATGATATTACCCATTTATCGATGGATGAACGGGCGAGGATGGGGATAGGGATCGCGTTTCAGAGCCCGCCTGCGATAAGGGGACTGAAGCTGAAGGATCTCATAAAGCTGTGCAACCCTGAGGTGAACCCGGAGAAGGTGCTGAAGGAGGTGAACTTCCTGGAGTTTGCAGATCGTGAGGTCAACCGCGGATTCTCGGGAGGGGAGATCAAGAGATCCGAGTTGGCTCAGCTGCTTGCGCAGAGACCGGAGCTTGTGATGCTGGATGAGCCTGATTCAGGAGTTGATCTGGAGAACATAAAGCTCATCGGCAGAGCGATAAACAAGCTCACAGAGAAGGACACGAAGCCCAGCAAGAGGATCCGCTCTGGCATCGTAATAACACACTTCGGTCACATACTCGACTACATCTCTGTGGACAAAGCTCATGTTATGATGGAGGGCACGATAGTCTGCACGGGCAGTCCGAGGGAGATACTGGAGCAGATCAAGACAAGAGGATACGAGGGGTGTGTCAGGTGCCTATGTCCGACATAG